From the genome of Acetomicrobium thermoterrenum DSM 13490, one region includes:
- the rplB gene encoding 50S ribosomal protein L2 codes for MGIKKYKPATPGRRQMATSDFSEITRDEFEKSLVVSLKKKAAGRNNKGRVTANHRGGGHKRLYRIVDFKRDKFDVPGKIAALEYDPNRSARIALVHYADGEKRYILAPVGLSVGDVVMSGEKADIKPGNALKLRDIPVGTFVHNIELQPGRGGVMARSAGAQVQIMAKEGKYVLLRMPSGEIRYVLQECMATVGQVGNVEHENEVHGKAGRKRWLGRKPRVRPMAMNPVDHPLGGGEGKTKSHKHPVSATGVPAKGYKTRKPKKASTKYIVRRRNVQ; via the coding sequence TGAAAAGAGCCTGGTAGTTTCCTTAAAAAAGAAGGCGGCCGGAAGGAACAATAAGGGAAGGGTCACTGCGAACCATCGAGGCGGGGGGCACAAGAGACTCTATAGAATCGTAGATTTCAAGAGAGATAAATTCGACGTTCCCGGGAAAATAGCCGCGTTAGAGTACGATCCCAACAGATCGGCAAGGATAGCGCTCGTACATTATGCCGACGGTGAGAAGCGCTACATCCTGGCCCCTGTGGGCTTGAGCGTAGGAGATGTGGTAATGTCTGGAGAAAAGGCTGACATTAAACCTGGCAACGCATTAAAGCTACGGGATATTCCTGTCGGCACCTTCGTTCATAACATCGAGCTGCAGCCGGGGCGAGGCGGCGTGATGGCCAGATCTGCCGGCGCACAGGTGCAGATAATGGCAAAGGAAGGAAAATACGTTTTGCTGCGCATGCCGAGCGGTGAAATAAGGTATGTTCTGCAGGAGTGTATGGCTACGGTTGGCCAGGTCGGAAACGTGGAACACGAAAACGAGGTGCATGGCAAGGCCGGCAGGAAGAGGTGGCTTGGCAGGAAGCCAAGGGTGCGTCCTATGGCCATGAACCCCGTCGATCACCCCCTCGGTGGTGGCGAGGGTAAAACGAAGTCGCACAAGCACCCCGTTTCGGCTACGGGCGTTCCGGCTAAGGGGTATAAAACCCGTAAGCCTAAAAAGGCATCGACCAAATATATCGTTCGTCGCAGGAACGTTCAGTAA
- the rpsS gene encoding 30S ribosomal protein S19 produces the protein MPRSVKKGPYVDQKLLKRIEEMNASGNKRVIKTWSRRSTIVPSMIGHTVAVHNGRTHIPIYISENMVGHKLGEFAPTRKFGGHAGQERTTRVR, from the coding sequence ATGCCCCGTTCGGTAAAAAAAGGTCCCTACGTGGATCAAAAATTGTTGAAACGAATAGAGGAAATGAACGCGTCCGGAAACAAGAGAGTGATCAAGACATGGTCAAGGAGATCTACAATAGTGCCAAGCATGATTGGCCATACTGTCGCGGTTCACAACGGACGCACTCACATACCTATTTACATAAGCGAAAATATGGTAGGCCATAAGCTCGGAGAGTTTGCCCCGACCAGAAAATTTGGCGGGCATGCCGGGCAGGAACGCACCACCAGGGTAAGGTAG
- the rplV gene encoding 50S ribosomal protein L22 gives MEAKAISKQIRISPFKVRQVLSLIRGKKAGEALLILRYCPKKAARYIEKTLTSAIANADHNLGMSVDELYVVKAIADEGPTLKRWKPVSMGRAHPFNHRTCHITIVVGERQGGID, from the coding sequence ATGGAAGCAAAAGCTATATCCAAACAAATAAGGATTTCACCCTTTAAGGTGCGACAGGTGTTGTCCTTGATCAGAGGCAAGAAAGCCGGGGAAGCTCTTTTAATATTGCGCTATTGCCCCAAAAAGGCCGCGCGATATATTGAGAAGACTTTGACCAGCGCCATTGCAAACGCTGATCACAACCTGGGCATGAGCGTCGACGAACTTTATGTAGTTAAGGCCATCGCGGATGAAGGTCCTACTTTGAAAAGATGGAAACCGGTATCCATGGGAAGGGCCCATCCTTTCAATCATCGTACCTGTCATATCACTATAGTAGTTGGCGAAAGGCAAGGAGGTATTGACTAA
- the rpsC gene encoding 30S ribosomal protein S3 → MGQKVHPVGYRLGVIRDWESRWYADKKNFAKQLHEDIKLRKWIKDRWGHAGISTVEIERIGNVIRFTIWTARPGVVIGKGGSEIQEVRDELQKMTGSKVMINVQEIKNPDKNAQIVAEGIASALERRVSFRRAMKQAIFRAMKAGALGIKTQCSGRLGGAEIARREWYLEGRLPLSTLRADIDYGFAEAKTMYGVIGVKVWIYNGDVLPSLKEQPHDEVSSERR, encoded by the coding sequence ATGGGACAGAAAGTACATCCCGTTGGCTATCGTCTGGGAGTCATCCGTGATTGGGAGTCGAGATGGTATGCCGACAAGAAAAATTTTGCCAAGCAATTGCATGAAGACATCAAACTGCGTAAATGGATAAAGGACAGATGGGGACATGCTGGCATCTCCACGGTCGAAATAGAGCGGATCGGAAACGTAATCCGGTTCACGATTTGGACCGCCCGCCCCGGTGTCGTAATAGGAAAAGGCGGCAGCGAAATACAGGAAGTCAGGGATGAGCTGCAGAAGATGACGGGATCCAAGGTAATGATCAATGTCCAGGAGATAAAAAATCCCGACAAAAACGCCCAAATAGTGGCCGAGGGCATAGCATCAGCCCTGGAGCGGAGGGTGTCCTTCCGAAGAGCGATGAAACAGGCCATATTCCGTGCCATGAAGGCAGGAGCTTTGGGCATCAAGACGCAGTGTTCCGGCAGATTGGGCGGCGCCGAAATTGCCAGAAGAGAGTGGTATCTCGAAGGTCGCCTGCCTCTGTCCACGCTAAGGGCAGATATCGATTACGGTTTTGCCGAGGCCAAGACGATGTACGGCGTTATCGGAGTAAAGGTATGGATATACAACGGCGATGTATTACCCTCGCTCAAGGAGCAGCCTCACGACGAGGTTTCGAGCGAGAGGAGGTGA
- the rplP gene encoding 50S ribosomal protein L16 has protein sequence MLMPKRVKYRKPFRKPLRGRTKGGATVAFGDYGLQALENVWLTARQIEAARIAITRKMKKGGKLWIRVFPDVAYTKKPLETRMGKGKGAPEYWVAPVKRGRVIFEVAGVSREVVEEAFRSAAHKLPIKVRVIEREEMGGEA, from the coding sequence ATGTTGATGCCAAAAAGGGTGAAGTATAGAAAACCTTTTCGCAAGCCTTTGCGAGGCAGGACGAAGGGTGGCGCAACTGTAGCCTTCGGAGATTACGGGTTGCAGGCTCTTGAAAACGTGTGGCTCACTGCAAGGCAGATAGAGGCTGCCCGTATAGCCATCACGCGAAAAATGAAAAAGGGCGGAAAACTTTGGATAAGAGTCTTCCCCGACGTCGCATATACCAAAAAGCCTTTGGAGACCAGGATGGGCAAAGGTAAGGGCGCTCCTGAGTATTGGGTTGCTCCCGTTAAACGTGGCCGGGTTATCTTCGAAGTGGCCGGCGTTTCCAGAGAAGTGGTAGAAGAGGCTTTTCGCTCTGCCGCACATAAATTGCCCATCAAGGTTCGGGTTATCGAAAGGGAAGAAATGGGTGGTGAAGCATAA
- the rpmC gene encoding 50S ribosomal protein L29: MNPKELRDLTIEELKEKHREYKKELYNLRFQHAIGQLSNTARIAEVKRTIARILTIMREKETGRDRSSVLN; encoded by the coding sequence ATGAATCCTAAAGAGTTGCGCGACCTGACCATCGAAGAACTGAAGGAAAAACACAGGGAATATAAAAAGGAACTATACAATCTTCGCTTCCAGCATGCCATTGGTCAGCTTTCCAATACGGCAAGAATAGCGGAAGTGAAGAGGACGATCGCCAGGATTCTTACTATCATGCGCGAGAAAGAGACCGGGCGAGATCGCTCCTCGGTGTTGAATTAA
- the rpsQ gene encoding 30S ribosomal protein S17 — translation MEERKAQKKVRRGIVVSNKMDKTVVVRVDRMAKHALYDKPVLKSKKFMAHDEENSCSIGDKVLIEETRPLSRKKRWKVVKILERAPLFEYTGPVEEE, via the coding sequence ATGGAGGAGCGCAAGGCTCAAAAAAAGGTCAGAAGAGGCATTGTCGTAAGCAATAAAATGGACAAAACGGTAGTGGTCAGAGTAGACAGGATGGCGAAGCACGCGTTATACGACAAACCTGTTCTCAAGAGCAAGAAATTCATGGCTCACGACGAGGAAAATTCTTGCTCCATAGGAGATAAGGTTTTAATAGAGGAAACTCGACCTCTTTCGCGAAAGAAAAGATGGAAAGTCGTAAAGATCCTGGAGCGTGCTCCTCTCTTTGAATACACTGGACCAGTCGAGGAGGAATAA
- the rplN gene encoding 50S ribosomal protein L14, whose protein sequence is MIQLHTMLNVADNSGAKKIRCIQVTGGSYRRYGTVGDVIVASVKEAIPNSNIKKGDVVKAVIVRVRKEVRRRDGSYVRFDDNAAVIIDNQGNPRGTRIFGPVARELRDKGYTRIVSLAPEVV, encoded by the coding sequence ATGATACAGTTACATACTATGCTTAATGTGGCCGATAATTCGGGAGCAAAAAAAATAAGGTGCATTCAGGTGACCGGGGGTAGTTACAGGCGATATGGGACGGTTGGCGACGTAATAGTGGCTTCCGTTAAGGAAGCCATACCGAACAGCAATATCAAAAAAGGCGATGTAGTCAAAGCCGTAATTGTGCGCGTTCGCAAAGAGGTAAGGCGTCGCGACGGTTCCTACGTTCGCTTCGACGACAACGCCGCCGTTATAATCGATAACCAGGGAAACCCTCGCGGTACACGCATATTCGGCCCTGTAGCCAGGGAATTGAGGGACAAGGGTTATACGCGCATAGTATCGCTTGCTCCTGAGGTCGTATGA
- the rplX gene encoding 50S ribosomal protein L24, with protein sequence MSKMRIKKGDMVRVISGKDKGKEGKVLQRIPTRNMLLIEGVNVVTKHSRPSQKNPQGGILRQEAPIHADKVMLVCPACGEATRVSRAFLEDGRKVRLCKKCGEIVDKL encoded by the coding sequence ATGTCCAAGATGCGAATTAAAAAGGGAGATATGGTCCGCGTTATTTCCGGCAAAGATAAAGGAAAGGAAGGAAAGGTCCTCCAGCGCATACCCACAAGGAACATGTTGCTGATAGAGGGAGTGAACGTCGTAACCAAGCATTCGCGTCCCTCTCAGAAAAATCCCCAGGGCGGAATCCTGCGCCAAGAGGCCCCTATCCATGCGGACAAGGTCATGCTGGTCTGTCCTGCCTGTGGTGAGGCGACGAGGGTATCTCGCGCCTTTTTGGAGGACGGACGCAAGGTTCGCCTATGCAAGAAGTGCGGCGAAATAGTGGATAAGCTTTAG
- the rplE gene encoding 50S ribosomal protein L5 — protein MVPRLLEKYRSEVVPRMMKAFNYKNVMEVPRIEKVVVNIGVSEAKQDIKYLDAAINELALITGQRPVLKRAKKSVAGFKVRKGMPVACTVTLRGAKMWEFLDRLISLALPRIKDFQGVSRKGLDGRGNYNLGLREQLIFPEIEYDDIMRIRGMNVSITTTAKTDEEAYGLLKELGMPFRQ, from the coding sequence ATGGTTCCGCGATTACTTGAAAAATACAGAAGTGAAGTAGTTCCGCGAATGATGAAGGCCTTTAATTACAAAAACGTCATGGAGGTTCCACGAATAGAAAAGGTCGTAGTCAATATCGGCGTAAGCGAAGCGAAACAGGATATAAAATATTTGGACGCTGCTATTAATGAGCTAGCCCTCATCACAGGGCAACGGCCAGTTTTGAAAAGAGCGAAGAAGTCCGTTGCAGGCTTCAAGGTGAGAAAGGGCATGCCCGTGGCATGCACCGTTACGCTCAGAGGGGCTAAGATGTGGGAGTTTTTGGACAGGTTAATCTCTCTGGCTTTGCCCCGCATAAAGGACTTTCAAGGCGTTTCGAGAAAAGGCCTCGACGGGCGCGGAAACTATAACTTGGGGTTGAGGGAACAGCTGATATTCCCTGAAATCGAATACGACGATATTATGCGTATCAGGGGTATGAACGTAAGCATTACGACTACGGCGAAAACCGATGAGGAAGCTTACGGACTGCTAAAAGAGCTGGGTATGCCCTTTAGGCAGTAG
- a CDS encoding type Z 30S ribosomal protein S14 — protein MSRKALEIKAQREPKYKVRKYNRCPLCGRPRAFMRKFNMCRCCFRDLARQGKIPGVVKSSW, from the coding sequence ATGTCTAGGAAAGCTCTTGAGATAAAGGCTCAAAGAGAACCAAAGTATAAGGTGAGAAAATACAACAGATGTCCGCTTTGCGGTCGCCCGAGGGCATTTATGAGGAAGTTTAACATGTGTAGGTGCTGCTTCAGAGATTTGGCGCGACAGGGCAAGATCCCTGGAGTCGTCAAGTCCAGCTGGTAG
- the rpsH gene encoding 30S ribosomal protein S8 has product MYVTDPIADMLTRIRNANIAYHEVVDIPMSNMKHRIARVLKDEGYIKNYKVINDPGKPYQMLRIYLHYGPNKERVIQGLRRVSKPGRRIYVNSRDLPKVMGGLGVAIISTSSGLMTDAEARKKGLGGEVLCYVW; this is encoded by the coding sequence ATGTATGTTACAGATCCGATTGCTGATATGTTGACGCGAATCCGCAATGCGAACATAGCTTACCACGAAGTAGTGGACATCCCCATGAGCAACATGAAGCATCGTATTGCGCGAGTATTGAAGGACGAAGGTTATATAAAAAACTATAAAGTGATAAACGACCCCGGCAAGCCCTATCAAATGCTGAGGATATATTTGCACTACGGGCCAAACAAGGAAAGGGTCATACAGGGTCTTCGTCGGGTCAGCAAGCCCGGCAGGCGAATATATGTCAACAGCAGAGACTTGCCGAAGGTCATGGGGGGCTTGGGGGTAGCGATAATATCGACTTCAAGCGGACTGATGACTGACGCGGAGGCCAGAAAAAAGGGCCTTGGCGGCGAAGTCCTTTGCTACGTGTGGTAA
- the rplF gene encoding 50S ribosomal protein L6, whose product MSRIGRKPISIPKGVNVTLSGRTVRVKGPKGEMSFDLLPNINVELADEQIMVMRNREDKKTKAFHGLVRAMLSNIVTGVTQGFEKELEIVGVGYRAQMQGQKLVLNLGYSNPVEYVPPKGITITTDSPTKIKISGIDKQEVGQVAAIIRSFRAPEPYKGKGIRYVGEVVKRKTGKASAK is encoded by the coding sequence TTGTCGAGGATTGGTCGGAAACCGATTTCCATCCCTAAAGGGGTAAATGTGACGTTGAGCGGTCGCACCGTTAGGGTAAAAGGTCCAAAGGGAGAAATGAGTTTTGATTTGTTGCCCAACATAAACGTTGAGTTGGCCGATGAGCAGATAATGGTCATGAGGAATAGGGAAGACAAAAAAACGAAGGCCTTTCACGGCCTTGTAAGGGCCATGTTGAGCAATATCGTCACGGGCGTTACGCAGGGGTTTGAAAAGGAGCTCGAGATAGTGGGAGTGGGATACAGAGCTCAGATGCAAGGGCAGAAACTGGTCCTGAACCTCGGGTATTCAAATCCCGTTGAATATGTTCCGCCTAAAGGGATAACGATTACTACAGATAGCCCGACCAAGATAAAGATCTCGGGCATAGATAAGCAAGAGGTCGGTCAAGTCGCCGCTATAATAAGATCCTTCAGGGCCCCCGAACCTTACAAGGGCAAAGGGATCAGGTATGTTGGCGAAGTTGTCAAGCGAAAGACCGGTAAAGCTAGTGCGAAATAG
- the rplR gene encoding 50S ribosomal protein L18, producing MIKRKSRNDMRLLRHRRIRKRLLGTQEKPRLSVFRSLKHIYVQVIDDERGHTLVSASTLDKELRPFQASSGSIEAAKAVGQLVARRALERGIAEVVFDRGGHAYHGKVKALADAAREAGLKL from the coding sequence TTGATTAAGCGTAAATCGCGTAACGATATGCGCCTTCTTCGGCATCGCAGGATCAGGAAAAGGCTATTGGGTACACAGGAAAAACCTAGGTTGAGCGTCTTTAGGAGCCTGAAACACATTTATGTCCAAGTCATTGATGATGAGCGTGGGCATACCCTGGTTTCCGCGTCCACCTTAGACAAGGAACTTAGGCCTTTTCAGGCAAGCTCCGGCTCCATAGAGGCGGCCAAGGCAGTGGGGCAGCTTGTGGCGAGACGAGCGCTGGAGCGTGGCATTGCTGAAGTCGTTTTTGACCGTGGCGGACACGCCTATCACGGGAAGGTCAAGGCGCTTGCCGATGCCGCTCGCGAAGCCGGCTTGAAGTTATAA
- the rpsE gene encoding 30S ribosomal protein S5, with amino-acid sequence MVRITIPKGVELTERVIAINRVSKVVKGGKRFKFSVLVVVGDGERYIGVGMGKAREIPEAVRKGIERAKKNLVEVKKVGNTIPHPIVANFGAAQVLLRPAAPGTGVIAGAVVRAIMELGGVKDVLTKVIGRTSNPINVAYATVEAVKALRSPDEIMKLRGKDQQQA; translated from the coding sequence ATGGTCAGGATAACGATACCAAAAGGCGTGGAGCTAACCGAGAGGGTTATCGCCATAAACAGGGTCAGCAAAGTCGTCAAAGGCGGCAAGAGATTTAAATTCAGCGTTCTTGTCGTAGTTGGAGACGGGGAACGATACATAGGAGTAGGCATGGGTAAGGCGAGGGAGATACCCGAAGCGGTTCGTAAGGGCATTGAAAGGGCAAAGAAGAACCTTGTAGAGGTAAAGAAAGTAGGAAATACCATTCCCCACCCGATAGTTGCGAACTTTGGTGCGGCCCAGGTGCTGCTCAGGCCTGCCGCTCCTGGAACGGGAGTTATTGCGGGGGCAGTTGTGCGCGCCATTATGGAGTTGGGCGGCGTAAAGGACGTGTTGACGAAGGTCATAGGCAGAACGTCTAATCCTATCAACGTCGCTTACGCTACTGTTGAGGCCGTGAAGGCTCTGAGAAGCCCCGACGAGATCATGAAATTACGCGGGAAAGACCAACAACAGGCTTAG
- the rpmD gene encoding 50S ribosomal protein L30 codes for MSKIRVTWKKSTIGRPERQRKSIRALGLKKLNHSVTHDDTPQIRGMIRAVEHLIDWEIVE; via the coding sequence ATGTCCAAAATTAGAGTTACTTGGAAAAAAAGCACCATAGGACGCCCGGAAAGACAGAGAAAATCTATCCGAGCTTTGGGCCTGAAGAAGTTGAACCATAGCGTAACCCATGACGATACGCCTCAAATCCGAGGAATGATAAGAGCCGTCGAGCATCTCATAGATTGGGAAATCGTCGAATAG
- the rplO gene encoding 50S ribosomal protein L15, whose protein sequence is MRIHDLRAPMGARKKPKRVGRGKGSGHGGTATRGHKGQKARAGGNISPRFEGGQMPLVRRIPKRGFNNARFARKYQYVNIVTLDEKFGENATVTPEQMYEAGIIEDLQTPVKILAKGDITKPLTVKAHKFSANAKSKIESAGGKAEVI, encoded by the coding sequence ATGCGAATTCATGACTTACGCGCCCCTATGGGGGCCCGAAAAAAGCCCAAGAGGGTTGGTCGGGGCAAGGGAAGCGGCCACGGCGGTACGGCTACGCGAGGGCATAAGGGGCAAAAAGCCCGTGCCGGTGGAAATATATCGCCCAGGTTCGAAGGCGGGCAGATGCCTCTGGTGAGAAGAATTCCGAAGAGAGGGTTTAATAATGCGAGATTCGCAAGAAAATATCAGTACGTCAATATTGTGACCCTCGACGAGAAGTTCGGAGAAAATGCAACAGTCACTCCTGAGCAGATGTACGAGGCTGGCATCATAGAAGATCTCCAAACGCCTGTTAAGATATTAGCGAAAGGGGACATCACGAAACCGCTTACGGTAAAGGCGCACAAATTCAGTGCCAACGCGAAAAGCAAGATCGAATCGGCCGGCGGCAAGGCAGAGGTGATTTAA
- the secY gene encoding preprotein translocase subunit SecY, with product MFSALRDMFRLPDLKSRILFVLGVLLVFRLGAHIPTPGVDAKAMASLFEQGGVLSLFDLFAGGALRRFSIFALGVTPYINASIVMQLLAVVVPAIEKMQKEGEEGRRKIVQYTRVSTILFAGIQAVGMVLWLRSMDIIYVGGISIVVAIVTLIAGSIAVMWMGEMISDHGIGNGISLLIFAGIVARIPEAIMRTFTLLRTGEMNFLTLIIAIAIMIVVIAGCILLQEGQRRLPVQYAKRVVGTRVYGGQSTFIPLRVNSAGVIPIIFASSVLLFPTTVARFFSAGFAQTIAGIFSPSSPIYMILYVLLIIFFTYFYTAVVFNPVDVANNLKKYGGFIPGIRPGRPTADYIERVLSRVTLGGAVFLAGIALLPSLLTQMLGITTFYFGGTAVLIVVGVALETVQQIEAQLLMRHYEGIMKRRNKAGGILRL from the coding sequence GTGTTTAGCGCCTTGCGTGACATGTTTCGCCTTCCCGACCTTAAAAGCAGGATCTTGTTCGTCCTCGGGGTCCTGCTGGTGTTTCGCTTGGGGGCGCACATCCCAACTCCCGGAGTGGATGCGAAGGCAATGGCAAGTCTCTTTGAACAGGGCGGGGTATTGAGTCTCTTCGATCTCTTTGCGGGAGGTGCTTTGCGGCGATTCAGCATATTTGCTCTTGGCGTAACGCCCTACATCAATGCCAGTATCGTCATGCAACTTCTGGCCGTTGTCGTGCCCGCCATAGAAAAGATGCAAAAAGAGGGCGAAGAGGGAAGGCGCAAGATCGTTCAGTACACGAGGGTGTCTACGATCCTTTTCGCAGGCATCCAGGCGGTAGGAATGGTTTTGTGGCTCAGGAGCATGGACATCATTTATGTAGGTGGCATCTCTATAGTGGTGGCCATAGTAACTCTTATTGCTGGATCAATAGCCGTTATGTGGATGGGTGAAATGATATCTGACCACGGCATAGGCAACGGAATATCGCTGCTCATATTCGCCGGAATAGTTGCTCGTATACCGGAGGCAATAATGCGAACCTTTACATTGCTTCGTACCGGCGAGATGAATTTCTTAACTCTGATAATTGCCATTGCAATAATGATCGTAGTAATTGCCGGATGTATACTCCTTCAGGAGGGCCAAAGGCGATTACCGGTTCAGTATGCGAAAAGAGTTGTCGGAACCAGGGTGTACGGAGGACAGTCGACCTTCATTCCTTTGAGGGTTAACAGCGCAGGGGTAATACCTATAATTTTTGCATCCTCTGTATTACTCTTTCCCACTACCGTGGCCAGGTTTTTTTCGGCTGGATTTGCCCAGACGATTGCAGGGATCTTTTCGCCGAGTAGTCCAATATATATGATCCTTTACGTATTGCTGATCATATTTTTCACCTACTTTTATACGGCTGTCGTCTTTAATCCTGTCGATGTGGCCAACAATTTGAAGAAATACGGGGGCTTTATACCCGGAATAAGGCCGGGACGTCCTACGGCAGACTACATCGAAAGGGTGTTGTCACGAGTTACGTTGGGAGGGGCGGTATTTTTGGCGGGCATAGCTCTGCTTCCCTCGCTTTTGACGCAAATGCTGGGCATAACGACTTTCTACTTTGGAGGCACTGCAGTTTTGATCGTCGTCGGCGTTGCCCTTGAGACGGTACAGCAGATTGAAGCCCAGCTGTTGATGCGCCATTATGAAGGGATTATGAAAAGAAGGAACAAAGCTGGCGGAATACTAAGACTATAG
- a CDS encoding adenylate kinase: MRMIFLGPPGAGKGTQAVKLASKYGIAHISTGDMLRYHVKNGTDLGEKAKAYMDSGRLVPDDLIIEMVKERLEEEDAKRGFILDGFPRTVNQAEALEVLLKSKDITLDAVVLFDVDEETLVRRLSGRRICPNCNAIYNVHNSDYPEDGRCKRCGNGLIQRDDDRPEVVRRRLKVYEEETAPLLDYYRNKGSLISVDASSESDAVLYAIVSLYGGKDDSN; the protein is encoded by the coding sequence TTGCGCATGATATTTCTAGGGCCACCGGGAGCAGGAAAGGGAACGCAGGCGGTAAAATTGGCATCCAAATATGGAATAGCCCATATCTCTACCGGTGATATGTTGCGTTATCATGTTAAAAACGGCACCGATCTTGGCGAGAAGGCGAAGGCCTATATGGACTCGGGCCGGTTGGTGCCCGATGATTTGATTATAGAGATGGTCAAGGAGAGATTGGAAGAAGAGGACGCAAAGAGGGGCTTTATACTGGACGGATTTCCCAGGACCGTGAATCAGGCGGAAGCTCTGGAAGTTCTTCTAAAGTCCAAGGACATTACCCTCGATGCCGTTGTTTTATTCGACGTTGACGAAGAAACCTTGGTGCGACGCCTCTCAGGAAGGCGCATCTGCCCAAACTGTAATGCGATTTACAACGTTCATAACAGCGATTATCCTGAGGATGGTCGTTGTAAAAGGTGCGGTAATGGACTTATACAGCGCGATGACGACCGACCTGAAGTGGTAAGGCGGCGCCTCAAGGTTTACGAGGAAGAGACCGCCCCCTTGCTTGATTATTACAGAAATAAGGGCAGCCTGATATCTGTCGATGCCTCTTCCGAAAGCGACGCCGTATTGTACGCCATAGTGAGTTTGTACGGAGGCAAAGATGATTCGAATTAA
- the map gene encoding type I methionyl aminopeptidase, which produces MIRIKKDWEIEKMRRAGLVVADVLKLMRDMVKPGVDTKSLDAEAENMILKSGGIPAFKGYSFPGAPFPFPGSICVSVNDEIVHGIPDNKRVLVEGDIVSIDVGVCIDGYYGDAACTFPVGLISDSRSRLLEVTKRALYLAVDAAKNGNTVGDIGHTVEQYVISQGYGLVRDYAGHGIGKRLHEAPQVPNFGRRGDGITLKKGFTLAIEPMVIASKNEDVAVLENGWTVVTADHSDAAHFEHTVLIFDERGIILTPWE; this is translated from the coding sequence ATGATTCGAATTAAGAAAGATTGGGAAATAGAAAAGATGAGAAGGGCGGGACTTGTGGTCGCAGACGTCTTAAAACTTATGAGGGATATGGTCAAACCCGGGGTGGACACGAAAAGCCTCGATGCAGAGGCCGAAAATATGATATTAAAGAGCGGAGGAATTCCGGCGTTCAAGGGGTATTCCTTTCCTGGGGCACCCTTTCCCTTTCCCGGTAGTATATGCGTCTCCGTCAACGATGAGATAGTTCACGGCATTCCCGATAATAAGAGAGTTTTGGTCGAAGGCGATATTGTGAGCATCGACGTGGGAGTCTGCATCGACGGATATTATGGGGATGCTGCTTGCACCTTTCCCGTCGGACTCATAAGCGATAGCAGATCGAGGTTGCTTGAAGTTACGAAAAGGGCCCTCTATTTGGCAGTCGATGCGGCTAAAAACGGCAATACCGTCGGAGATATAGGGCATACCGTGGAACAGTATGTCATTTCGCAGGGTTACGGTCTGGTCCGCGACTATGCGGGCCACGGGATAGGGAAGCGCCTCCATGAGGCTCCCCAGGTCCCTAACTTCGGAAGACGGGGGGACGGCATAACCCTTAAAAAGGGGTTTACCCTCGCCATCGAACCAATGGTCATCGCCAGTAAAAACGAAGATGTGGCGGTATTGGAAAACGGATGGACGGTTGTAACGGCAGATCACTCGGATGCAGCTCACTTTGAACATACGGTGCTCATTTTCGACGAGAGAGGAATCATACTCACGCCTTGGGAGTGA
- a CDS encoding KOW domain-containing RNA-binding protein: MTILDLDDFQTGRVVISRKGKDKGTFYAVIGMDRLKNRVYVADGWRHSVSRPKPKNPKHLQMTNWSLPRLEERLRDSSKNNDEWLRQQLLNLIRDKGAQIKRG; this comes from the coding sequence GTGACGATATTGGATTTAGATGACTTTCAAACAGGAAGGGTCGTCATATCCCGCAAGGGAAAGGATAAGGGCACTTTTTATGCAGTGATTGGCATGGATCGGTTGAAAAACAGGGTATACGTGGCAGACGGGTGGCGGCACTCAGTCTCTCGTCCCAAGCCCAAAAACCCGAAGCATCTTCAGATGACAAATTGGTCTTTGCCAAGATTGGAGGAACGTTTGAGGGACAGCTCGAAAAATAACGATGAGTGGCTACGTCAGCAACTGCTAAACCTGATTCGAGACAAAGGGGCTCAAATTAAGAGGGGGTAG